CTCACGGACCAGGTGGCAAAAAAGACAAAAGTCTTTTATATCTGGGGTGGGGAACCTATGCTGTATCCGAATTTTATGGAGCTTGCCGCCTACATGGCACGAACTATTCCTCTCTTTACAGTGAATACGAACGGCACACTTCTTGCTCCGCATGCGAAGGAGATAGTGAGAGATAAGTGGTCGGGTTTTTTTATCTCTCTGGACGGGTTTGAAGAGACAAACGATGCTATTCGTGGTAAGGGGTCATACAAGCGCGTGATTGAAAGTATACAGGCTATCAATGAAGAGAAAAAACGCCAGAAAGCAACCCTTCCCCATGTGGGTATTGTGACAACGATCAGTAACATGAATTATAAATACCTTGACAAGCTGGTTGAAGCAACGAAAGATATGGGACTTGCCTGGCATATTGTGAATCTTGGAACGTATACCAATACGGCCATCGGACAGGAACATGAACGATATATGGAGGAAAAACTTGGTATTACTCCTTATTACTGGCGGGGTTTTGCCAATGGTTGCAATGAGGGAATTGACGGAGAAGAGTTTTCACAGATTTTGGCGAGGGCGCATTCTATCAAGACAGATCATCCTCTGATTACGGTTCCCGTGATTAGACCAAAAAAGATAGGCGAATACTATGCAAATCTTGATCACCTTGTTCGGGATAAATGTACGGCCCCCTGGTTTTCTGTTAACATTAATTACAATGGCGATGTTCATTTTTGTGCGGACTATCCGGACTATATCCTTGGGAATATTATGCAGGAGGATATCCTGGATATTTACAATAATGAACGGGCGAGAACCTTCCGTAAGGCTTTACGAGAGAGTCCGCATGGGATTTTTCCTGGATGTCGGCGTTGTTATCAGCTCATGCTCTGTGGTCATAGACGGTGGGGATATTAGGGCGTGGATGATGTGAGGAATGGATTGTTTATTGTGAGGCTTTTTCTTGATAAATAAGGGATGTGATTTTTTTGGGAAGCGGTGTTTTCTATTGATATTTTAGATTTTCTTGCATGAATCATGCGAGAAAAACGCAAAATCTTTCTTGGGGAAAAGCTTTATTCTTAGACGAAGGAAGCTTTGCTCTCCATTTTGTCAAAATATCTTGTTTAAAAAGTTTTTTAATGTTTAAAATTAAAAAAAATTTTTTACAAAAATTAAAGAAAAAATCAAAAAAAATGACTCTTTTATGTTTGCAAAAAACAGGGCTCTTTTGTATAATGATACGATGAAATTCCGAAGGGAGGTCTTATGAGGAAAAAAAGAGTACTGTTTGTTTGTGTCCATAATTCGGCAAGAAGCCAAATGGCAGAGGCGTTTCTCAATCGTTTGGGGGGTGAGTTTTTTGAGGCAGAGAGTGCGGGACTTGAGCCAGGAAAACTCAATCCTTATGTTGTGGAGGTTATGAAAGAAATAGGATATGACATCTCACAAAACCAGACCAAATCAGTTTTTTCCCTCTACAAAGAAGGTAGAATGTACGATTATGTGATTACGGTATGTGATCAGGAAGCTGCCGAACGTTGTCCCATCTTTCCTGGAAGAGTAGAAAGACTTCACTGGAGTTTTAAGGATCCGTCTTCTTTCCAGGGAACGGACGAGGAGAAACTCGATTTTACGAGAAAGGTAAGGGATGAAATTAAAGCGGCTATTGAGCATTTTATTGAAACGAACCGCTAGAGAGGTCGCCTTTTCTGGATCCAGCGAGCCATGCGTATCAGGAGATCGGTTACAAGATAAGAGGCTTGCATATAGGTCTTGGTAATGAGACTTTTTATGCGCAGAGTTTCATTCATCCATTCTTTGAGTTCGGTGGTGTAAACGGTGATGGTTGATAACGATTGTGTCTCGTAGCCACGAAGATTTTTTTGGCGGCTAATCCACTCCTCTTTTAATATTTCGAGGAGTGCATCAAGAAAAACAGGAATGGATGTTTTGTTTTGAGAGAGTGACTCTACAAACGCAAAAATCTGCGCATCGTATTGTATGTGCCAGGCCAGATCTTTTGCAAAACTTTGGGCAAGTTCAACCGCTCGAGAATGTTCATGGAAGAGGGTTTCTCGCATCTGGAGAAAACAGTTTGAAAAAGAGGCAGGTATTCCCAAAATCTCACTTACTGTGGCAGGAGAAAGATTGGGAAACGAGATCATCAGACTGCGAGAAAGAATCGTAGGCAAGACATCTTCGAGTGAATTGGTCTGGAGGATGATGCGGCTTGATTCTCCCATCTCTTCAAAGAGCTTTAAACTGGCGTTTTGAGCCTCTGGAGTAGCGTTTTCCCATCCTCCTATGAATGTTATGTGTGGGATATAACTTTTGTACTTATGGAATCGTATCACTTCCTGGATGAAGGCAATAGGAATACTTTTTTTTTCTGAAATTTCTTCGGCAAGTGAGAGAATTGCTTTTTGAAATAGGGTGTCTTCTTGTACCAGTTTAGCAAAGGTTTTGTCCATAAGTTTCTCATAGACAAGAGAGCGAAAATCATCCATGGAGAGGTTTTCTTTATATTTGATTGATTTTGTTTTGATTTCTTTAAGGGCGATAAGCTGAGAGAGATGGGAGAGAAACTGCAGTCCCCATAAGAGGATCTGTTTTTCTCTCTCAGGAGAAGGGGATGTGAGATAGAATGAAAGCTTTATGGCATACTCATCCAGTCGAAAAAACTGAAAATTTGGTGAAAGTAAAAAGGATTCACCATAGAGTTCAGCGAGTGTGAGAAGAGCAAGGGTGGTTTTTCCTACCCCTTTTTCTCCTGAAAGGATGACAAGCCTTCCCTGCGATTGGGTAAGTACACGGGTAAGGATGAGTTTTTGTTTTGGATTACCCTTCCATGGACTCACTGCTTTTTCTCCAGCATGAAGATGGTTACATCATCTTCGAAGCGGTAGGAGTACTCCTTGGCGATGCGGTTATAGAGGTTTACGAGTGAGAAGAGGCCATCTTTTTCTAACTTATCAAGAATTTTGAGAAAGCCAGGAATACTGAGCATTTCTTTTGAGGGGGTCTGGATTTCGTAGATACCGTCAGTAAAAAAGATAATTCTTTTCCAGGTTTTTGTAGTTAAGGTATTTACGGAAAAGTTGGCAGGAGAAATCACACCGAGAGCTAGAGAGTTCTTGATTTCGATGGTATGGAAGCTATCGGTTTGTACAACGGGAGGTGGGGATCCGGTAGAAATGAGATGAAGCTGTTCTTTTTCCTCATCGCAGAGTCCAAAAATTCCTGATAGGAAAATTCCCATCTGTCCGTATTCTTGTTCCATTTCAGCATTGATCCATTTGACATACTCAAGGAGATGGTTTTGTTCTGCCAATGGTCGTGTAGCAATCCATTGCTGGGTGAGAAAGTTGAGGTGGAAACCGACAAGAGCGGCTCCCACACCGTGTCCGGAAACATCAAGCAGGAAAAAGAAGGTTTTGTCATGTGGGAAACTTGTAGCAAAATAAAAATCGCCGCTTTAGCAGATCATTGGTAGAGGTGTCATCTTTGAAATTTTTCCTGAACATCCAACGTAGTGAAGTTTTCATATTGAGGCTTGTCATATTTTTTTGAAGGCTGCAAAGCGGATATCTTCTTCAAGTCTTCGATTTTTCTCTGAAAGGTTTTTCATATAGTAGTTTTTTGTAAGAATATTATTAATACGAATGAGCATCTCGAGGGGATTGCTTTCCTTGGAAATAAAGTCATCAGCCCCAAGCTCGAGACACTGAAGAATAAGCTTTTGATCCTGGAAATGAGAGAGCACAATAACCGGAAGGTTTCGTGTTTTTATGTTGGTTTTGAGTGTTTTGAGAACATCCACAGCAGTGGTGTTTTGAAGGATCATGTCTAAAAGTACAATATCTGGAGGATGAGTCATAAGCGTTACAAGAGCACGGCTTTCTTGTTGAAATGTTTGAATATTCGTAAAACCTGCACTTCTTAGCGTCCGTTCTATATTCTTGAGGCTGGTGATGGAATCATCTACGATGACCACTGACGAATCGAGGATCTCATTTTTTATCTGCATTGTTATTTCCTTTCATACGGATGTAAGGCTATATCTACCAGCTCAAGCCTAACCTGCTCTATATCATTATAACGATTAATGTTTGGAACAGCAACAATATCAAACCATTGATCGCTGAATTTTTCAAATCCATAATTCATAAGCGTTTCTTTCATGGACCATCCTACAGCGGGAAGGGTGGTCTCTCCTTTGACGACGAGACACTGAAAATGGTCTTTTTCCTTGCCGAAGAAATAGGGATTCATAAATCGAACTTTGGAAATGAAGAGGCGTGGAAGTTCGTTTTGCGTTCCTATAGGTGCCATCATGTTTTCAAGGTAAACCAGGTTTTCGAGGGTTATATCCTGGAGTCTGTCCAGTTCACTGTCAACCAGGATGGTATCTTGAGTATTTTCCTGTCTGGATTTTTCGTAGTATTCCAGGACGCGTTGTTTGAAAATCGGGAGGTTTTCAATGGTAATGGTGAACCCTCCTGCTGCTTTATGCCCTCCAAATTGCAGGAGGATGTCTCCGCAGTGTTCAAGCATGTTAATCACGTTAAAGTTAACAGCACTTCTCACAGATCCTATGGCCTCTTTTTCCTGGAGAGCTATGACGACAACGGGTTTTTGGTATTGAAGGGAGAGTTTGTTGGAGAGAAGCCCTGTAGAGTTTTTTGATATTTCGGCACTTTCCACGATGATTACGGTTTCATCAAGGGTTTCTGGGGTGAGTTTTTTTTCGATATTTTTGAGGTTTTGGTCAAACTGCTGGCGGCGTTCGGAGTCCTTACTTACGATGTGGCTCAGGAGTTCATCTACTTCGTGAATCTTTGAAGAGAGGAGAAGCTCAACACTGATGCTTGCCTGCCCCACGCGTCCAGGAGAGTTGAGAAGGGGGGCGATGCCCCATCCAATGTCTTTAACGGTAACCTTTTGTATGGGAATATCCTGAGATTGGATCAGTTTGATGAGGCCTATAGAGGAATAACGGAGAAACTCCAAGCCGTTTTTTACAATAGTTCTGTTTTCTTCGATAAGAGGCATGATATCCGCAATGGTTCCTATAGCGGCAAGTCCCATGATATCCTGAAGGGATTGAATGAGGGGGTGATTTCGCTGGAGGATCATCGAGCGGTAGACTCTGCCGCAAAGCTCTGCATCAAAACGGGCACGATGGAGTTCAGAGGTATCAACATAGATACCAAACTCCTGGGCGATGGTGTTAAGCTTGTGATCTTTGACTTTTGGACAGAGAATCTTGGAAAGCCTGAGGGTATCCTCTATGGGTGGGGAAAAGGGTTTCCCAAGGTATTTACGTATGCCTTGTTGGAGGAAGCGCAGATCAAAATCTGCAATATTGTGTCCGATAAGCTTTCTTTTCCCTACGAATTCTATAAACTTTTCAAAGGCTTCCCTGGGAGAGAGACCGTTTTGGCGAATCATGTCTTCTGTTATGCCGGTGAGCCGGGTAATTTCTCCGCTGAGGGGTTGGTTGATTTGAACGAGGCACTCAAAGGTATCTATGATGACTCCGTTTTTGATTTTGATAGCCGCGATCTCAATAATCTCATCTCGAGAAGGATTGAGGCCTGTGGTTTCTACATCGCAAAAGACAAACTCCTGTCCATGATACTCATGGAGGAAATGGGCTTCAAGCAAGGCCCAGGCAAGATTCATAGATACACTTGCCCCACTTAAGTAGGGGAAGGGGTATCCACATTCTGGGATTTTAGGGTTGATGAGGGCATATGCCTCTGGAAGTTGTGGTCGGGGTTCGTGATGATCGGTAATGATAACATCTATCCCCAGTTTTTTTGCCTGTTTGACCTCTTCTATGGCGGTTATACCGCAGTCGACAGTAATAATGAGATCAAATCCCTCGGTGGCTGCCCATTGAATAATCTCAGGGGATAGTCCATATTTGTCATCACCCTCAGGGACTCGGAAAGCGACATTGGCTTTGAATTTTTGCAATGTCTTTTGAAGAATGGCGGTTGCGGTAACTCCATCCACATCTTTATCACCAAAAATAAGGATGTTTTCATCGTTTTGAATAGCCTGCAATATCCTTGCCACAGCTTTTTCCATGTCTTTGAAAAGAAAGGGTGAAGGAAGCTGGAGAAAATGAGGCTTCAGATAGCGAAGAATGTGTTCTGGGGTTTGGTATCCCCGGTTCACCAATGTTTTAAGGAGGAGATCCATTATGGGAATAGGGAGACGAGATTTCAATTCTTCAAGCTTCTTTTTGTTGATCTGAGGCATCTTCCAGATACGATTCTTTGCTGAGTGCATAGTTTATCCTACCAAAACTTTTTCAAGAAGTGCCATGCGGATGAAAAGACCGTTGTGAGCCTGACGGAAATAGGCAGCACGCGGGTCATTGTCTACCTCGTAAGCGATCTCATCTACACGAGGGAGGGGGTGCATTACAATAGCATGGGATTGCATAAGGCTTAAGGTTTCTCTTGTGATGATATAAATACCGCGGGTTTTTTCGTATTCCTCAATGCTGGAAAATCGTTCTCGCTGGATGCGGGTTTGGTAGATAACATCAACCTTTGAAGCAACTTCGTTGAGATTGTCTACTTCTTCAAAGGGAATATGCTGATTCTGAAGATACTCTTTGATATCATCTCGCATGCGCACATTGGGGGGAGAGACAAAGAAGAGGCGAATGTTTTTATAAAAAGAAAGAAGATAGGCAAGCGATCGCACGGTTCTTCCATTGGCGAGATCCCCTACCATAGCTACAGAGACATCATCTATGTGTCCCAACTCTTTTTGAATGGTATAGAGGTCAAGGAGTGCCTGGGTAGGATGCTGTCCTGTTCCGTCTCCAGCATTGATCACAGGGATAGAGGATACCTGACTGGCCCGGTAAGCAGCACCTTCTTCAAAATGGCGTATAACCACTACATCCCCATAGCCAGAGATGACACGAACGGTGTCTTCGATAGTTTCGCCTTTGGCAGCTGAGGAAAATTGAGCCGCATTTTCTGTTGAGACTACATTTCCTCCGAGGCGAATCATCGCTGTTTCAAAAGAAAGTCTTGTTCGTGTTGAAGGTTCATAAAAGAGGGTGACCATGATTTTTCCTGCAAGAAGACCTAGGTTAGGTTGTTTCTCAAGTCGTATAGCTCTCAAGAAGAGATCCTCGAGGATTTCTCTTGTGAATTGTTTAGCGTCCAGGATGTGGAAAAGTTTCATACATACCTCTTTCCTCTTTTAGGATATTATAGGAGAAAGACAAGAAAAAATCAATTACTAACCTGACTTTATGGATTGAAAGATTTGTAAGGTTTGCAGATATCCTGAGCAAGTTTTA
This sequence is a window from Thermospira aquatica. Protein-coding genes within it:
- a CDS encoding radical SAM/SPASM domain-containing protein, which gives rise to MKTNYAVVTQLMMRNPRAAADMALAFFLQQVGFRTTYRRRDGYATEMPLITFRITPLCNLRCIMCGQRGLTGTFKDDVALKEKDNIVPLEVYKKLTDQVAKKTKVFYIWGGEPMLYPNFMELAAYMARTIPLFTVNTNGTLLAPHAKEIVRDKWSGFFISLDGFEETNDAIRGKGSYKRVIESIQAINEEKKRQKATLPHVGIVTTISNMNYKYLDKLVEATKDMGLAWHIVNLGTYTNTAIGQEHERYMEEKLGITPYYWRGFANGCNEGIDGEEFSQILARAHSIKTDHPLITVPVIRPKKIGEYYANLDHLVRDKCTAPWFSVNINYNGDVHFCADYPDYILGNIMQEDILDIYNNERARTFRKALRESPHGIFPGCRRCYQLMLCGHRRWGY
- a CDS encoding arsenate reductase ArsC, producing MRKKRVLFVCVHNSARSQMAEAFLNRLGGEFFEAESAGLEPGKLNPYVVEVMKEIGYDISQNQTKSVFSLYKEGRMYDYVITVCDQEAAERCPIFPGRVERLHWSFKDPSSFQGTDEEKLDFTRKVRDEIKAAIEHFIETNR
- a CDS encoding DNA polymerase III subunit delta'; amino-acid sequence: MSPWKGNPKQKLILTRVLTQSQGRLVILSGEKGVGKTTLALLTLAELYGESFLLSPNFQFFRLDEYAIKLSFYLTSPSPEREKQILLWGLQFLSHLSQLIALKEIKTKSIKYKENLSMDDFRSLVYEKLMDKTFAKLVQEDTLFQKAILSLAEEISEKKSIPIAFIQEVIRFHKYKSYIPHITFIGGWENATPEAQNASLKLFEEMGESSRIILQTNSLEDVLPTILSRSLMISFPNLSPATVSEILGIPASFSNCFLQMRETLFHEHSRAVELAQSFAKDLAWHIQYDAQIFAFVESLSQNKTSIPVFLDALLEILKEEWISRQKNLRGYETQSLSTITVYTTELKEWMNETLRIKSLITKTYMQASYLVTDLLIRMARWIQKRRPL
- a CDS encoding PP2C family protein-serine/threonine phosphatase, giving the protein MGAALVGFHLNFLTQQWIATRPLAEQNHLLEYVKWINAEMEQEYGQMGIFLSGIFGLCDEEKEQLHLISTGSPPPVVQTDSFHTIEIKNSLALGVISPANFSVNTLTTKTWKRIIFFTDGIYEIQTPSKEMLSIPGFLKILDKLEKDGLFSLVNLYNRIAKEYSYRFEDDVTIFMLEKKQ
- a CDS encoding response regulator, producing the protein MQIKNEILDSSVVIVDDSITSLKNIERTLRSAGFTNIQTFQQESRALVTLMTHPPDIVLLDMILQNTTAVDVLKTLKTNIKTRNLPVIVLSHFQDQKLILQCLELGADDFISKESNPLEMLIRINNILTKNYYMKNLSEKNRRLEEDIRFAAFKKI
- the recJ gene encoding single-stranded-DNA-specific exonuclease RecJ, producing the protein MHSAKNRIWKMPQINKKKLEELKSRLPIPIMDLLLKTLVNRGYQTPEHILRYLKPHFLQLPSPFLFKDMEKAVARILQAIQNDENILIFGDKDVDGVTATAILQKTLQKFKANVAFRVPEGDDKYGLSPEIIQWAATEGFDLIITVDCGITAIEEVKQAKKLGIDVIITDHHEPRPQLPEAYALINPKIPECGYPFPYLSGASVSMNLAWALLEAHFLHEYHGQEFVFCDVETTGLNPSRDEIIEIAAIKIKNGVIIDTFECLVQINQPLSGEITRLTGITEDMIRQNGLSPREAFEKFIEFVGKRKLIGHNIADFDLRFLQQGIRKYLGKPFSPPIEDTLRLSKILCPKVKDHKLNTIAQEFGIYVDTSELHRARFDAELCGRVYRSMILQRNHPLIQSLQDIMGLAAIGTIADIMPLIEENRTIVKNGLEFLRYSSIGLIKLIQSQDIPIQKVTVKDIGWGIAPLLNSPGRVGQASISVELLLSSKIHEVDELLSHIVSKDSERRQQFDQNLKNIEKKLTPETLDETVIIVESAEISKNSTGLLSNKLSLQYQKPVVVIALQEKEAIGSVRSAVNFNVINMLEHCGDILLQFGGHKAAGGFTITIENLPIFKQRVLEYYEKSRQENTQDTILVDSELDRLQDITLENLVYLENMMAPIGTQNELPRLFISKVRFMNPYFFGKEKDHFQCLVVKGETTLPAVGWSMKETLMNYGFEKFSDQWFDIVAVPNINRYNDIEQVRLELVDIALHPYERK
- the pyrB gene encoding aspartate carbamoyltransferase; the protein is MKLFHILDAKQFTREILEDLFLRAIRLEKQPNLGLLAGKIMVTLFYEPSTRTRLSFETAMIRLGGNVVSTENAAQFSSAAKGETIEDTVRVISGYGDVVVIRHFEEGAAYRASQVSSIPVINAGDGTGQHPTQALLDLYTIQKELGHIDDVSVAMVGDLANGRTVRSLAYLLSFYKNIRLFFVSPPNVRMRDDIKEYLQNQHIPFEEVDNLNEVASKVDVIYQTRIQRERFSSIEEYEKTRGIYIITRETLSLMQSHAIVMHPLPRVDEIAYEVDNDPRAAYFRQAHNGLFIRMALLEKVLVG